In Ferribacterium limneticum, a genomic segment contains:
- a CDS encoding NAD(P)H-dependent glycerol-3-phosphate dehydrogenase, translated as MKISLLGAGAWGTALSIAFAGKHELTLWSREEDVAADLMATRVNHRFFPGYKLPDSVTVSTDFEAAVAAAELLIVATPIAGLRPTVERIKAIGCKLPVLWVCKGFEAGSGKLPHQVVAEVLGQQALCGALSGPSFAEEVAAGQPTAVALAGNDPAFAREAARQLHTARLRIYANDDLVGVEVGGAVKNVLAIATGVCDGLGLGLNSRAALMTRGLAEIARLGLALGADRQTFMGLAGMGDLILTCTGDLSRNRRVGLALAQNKSLPQILEELGHVAEGVYTAREVDRLSSQLGVDMPISAAVAAVLDGRLSAAQAVEQLMARDPKEELA; from the coding sequence ATGAAAATTTCGCTGCTTGGCGCTGGTGCCTGGGGCACGGCGCTGTCCATCGCCTTTGCCGGCAAGCATGAGCTGACGCTATGGTCGCGCGAAGAGGATGTCGCTGCCGACCTGATGGCGACGCGCGTAAACCATCGTTTTTTCCCGGGCTACAAGTTGCCGGACTCGGTCACCGTATCGACCGATTTCGAGGCGGCTGTCGCTGCCGCCGAGTTGCTCATCGTGGCGACGCCGATTGCCGGTCTGCGGCCCACTGTCGAACGCATCAAGGCGATCGGCTGCAAGTTGCCGGTGTTGTGGGTGTGCAAGGGTTTCGAGGCGGGTAGCGGCAAGCTGCCGCATCAGGTGGTGGCCGAAGTGCTCGGCCAGCAGGCCTTGTGCGGTGCACTGTCCGGCCCCAGCTTTGCCGAGGAAGTGGCGGCCGGGCAGCCGACGGCCGTGGCGTTGGCCGGCAATGACCCTGCCTTCGCCCGCGAGGCGGCGCGCCAACTCCATACGGCGCGCCTGCGCATCTACGCCAACGATGATCTGGTTGGCGTCGAAGTCGGTGGTGCCGTCAAGAATGTGCTGGCCATCGCGACAGGTGTTTGCGATGGACTTGGGCTAGGCCTGAATTCCCGCGCGGCGCTGATGACCCGCGGCCTCGCTGAAATTGCCCGGCTTGGTCTGGCGCTGGGTGCTGACCGCCAGACTTTCATGGGGCTGGCCGGCATGGGTGACCTGATCCTGACCTGTACCGGCGACCTGTCGCGCAACCGTCGCGTCGGTCTGGCGCTGGCCCAGAACAAGTCCCTGCCACAGATACTCGAAGAACTCGGCCATGTTGCCGAAGGCGTTTATACGGCGCGTGAGGTCGATCGCCTGTCGAGCCAACTCGGCGTCGACATGCCGATCAGCGCTGCTGTGGCAGCCGTGTTGGATGGTCGTTTGAGTGCCGCGCAGGCCGTCGAGCAGTTGATGGCGCGCGATCCGAAAGAAGAGTTGGCCTAG
- a CDS encoding SH3 domain-containing protein, whose translation MWRRALVALSLISAAGAALAIDYRSVSVPAAILFDAPSLQGKKLYLIKAQTPVEVVVKLEGWFKVRDAEGTLAWLESRNLVDKRTLVVTAQKAEIRQSDKPESTVLAELDKWVAVEFIEPASPGWAKVRHRDGATGYIRSTQVWGL comes from the coding sequence ATGTGGCGTCGCGCGCTTGTCGCCCTGTCGCTGATCAGCGCTGCCGGAGCAGCGCTGGCTATCGACTACCGCTCGGTCAGTGTGCCGGCGGCCATCCTGTTCGATGCGCCGTCGCTGCAGGGCAAGAAGCTCTACCTGATCAAGGCGCAGACGCCAGTCGAGGTCGTCGTCAAGCTCGAAGGCTGGTTCAAGGTGCGCGATGCCGAAGGGACGCTGGCCTGGCTGGAGTCGCGCAACCTCGTGGACAAGCGGACGCTCGTCGTGACCGCGCAGAAAGCTGAAATCCGCCAGTCGGACAAACCGGAATCGACGGTGCTGGCCGAACTGGACAAATGGGTGGCTGTTGAATTCATCGAACCCGCCTCGCCGGGCTGGGCCAAGGTGCGCCATCGCGACGGCGCGACCGGCTACATTCGTTCGACGCAGGTCTGGGGCCTATGA
- the secB gene encoding protein-export chaperone SecB translates to MEQNAQPVFGIEKLYVKDLSVEVPNAPEIFLEREAPQVEIQLNTGGRTVGDSVYEVVLTVTVTAKMGEKTVFLVEVGQAGIFRIQNVPEEQIEPLIAVACPNILFPYAREAVSDAVSRAGFQPIVLQPVNFEGMYMQRLQQQEQAGAPAEVSIQ, encoded by the coding sequence ATGGAACAAAACGCTCAGCCCGTCTTCGGTATTGAAAAACTCTACGTCAAGGATCTGTCGGTCGAAGTGCCGAATGCGCCGGAAATCTTCCTTGAGCGCGAAGCGCCGCAAGTCGAGATCCAGCTCAATACCGGTGGTCGTACCGTCGGCGACAGCGTCTACGAAGTCGTGCTGACCGTGACGGTTACCGCCAAGATGGGCGAGAAGACGGTTTTCCTGGTTGAAGTCGGCCAGGCCGGTATCTTCCGCATTCAGAACGTGCCGGAAGAGCAGATCGAGCCGCTGATTGCCGTCGCCTGCCCCAACATCCTCTTTCCGTACGCCCGCGAAGCCGTGTCCGATGCGGTCAGCCGCGCCGGCTTCCAGCCCATCGTGCTGCAGCCGGTCAACTTCGAAGGCATGTACATGCAGCGCCTGCAGCAGCAGGAACAGGCTGGCGCGCCGGCTGAAGTGTCGATCCAGTAA
- the grxC gene encoding glutaredoxin 3, which produces MSAHVLMYTTAVCPYCTRAKQLLKARGVEQIEEVRVDLDPERRDEMMQKTQRRTVPQIFIGETHVGGCDDLYALDASGQLKPLLEG; this is translated from the coding sequence ATGAGCGCTCATGTCCTGATGTATACGACGGCAGTCTGTCCGTATTGCACACGCGCCAAGCAATTGCTCAAGGCACGCGGCGTGGAGCAGATCGAGGAGGTTCGCGTCGATCTCGATCCTGAACGCCGCGATGAAATGATGCAGAAAACTCAGCGGCGTACAGTGCCGCAAATCTTCATCGGCGAAACCCACGTGGGTGGCTGTGACGATCTCTATGCCCTCGATGCCTCCGGCCAGTTGAAGCCGCTGCTCGAAGGCTGA
- a CDS encoding rhodanese-like domain-containing protein, giving the protein MEFINQNILLVSLVAVSGLSLLWPMVMRPSGNSVGPAEATQLINREDAVILDVRESTEYAAGHLPEAKNIPGSALAGRIGELGKFKDKPIIVCCASGMRSNKACGDLKKQGFEKLYNLSGGVDAWVGAGYPIKKGAKSK; this is encoded by the coding sequence ATGGAATTTATCAACCAGAATATTCTGCTGGTTTCGCTGGTCGCGGTCAGTGGTCTTTCACTGCTTTGGCCGATGGTGATGCGTCCTTCGGGCAACAGTGTCGGGCCGGCCGAGGCGACACAACTGATCAATCGTGAAGATGCGGTCATCCTCGATGTCCGTGAATCCACCGAGTACGCTGCCGGGCATTTGCCGGAAGCGAAGAATATTCCGGGCAGCGCGCTGGCCGGGCGCATTGGCGAGCTGGGCAAGTTCAAGGACAAGCCGATCATCGTCTGCTGTGCCTCCGGCATGCGCTCGAACAAGGCTTGTGGCGATCTCAAGAAGCAGGGCTTCGAGAAGTTGTACAACCTGTCCGGTGGCGTTGATGCTTGGGTGGGTGCCGGCTATCCGATCAAGAAGGGAGCCAAGAGCAAATGA
- a CDS encoding ArsR/SmtB family transcription factor yields METPTFSLIDKQEHIELAARALKSIAHPLRLKILCVLGEQEACVQEIVEAVGTSQSNISQHLAILREKGVLVTRKDANRVFYRVGDQRTLQLVSMMREVFCGTEA; encoded by the coding sequence TTGGAAACGCCAACCTTCAGTTTGATCGACAAGCAGGAGCACATCGAGCTGGCCGCCCGTGCGCTGAAATCCATCGCCCACCCGCTGCGCCTGAAAATCCTTTGCGTGCTTGGCGAACAGGAGGCGTGTGTGCAGGAAATCGTCGAGGCGGTGGGCACCTCGCAAAGCAATATTTCCCAGCATCTGGCCATCCTGCGCGAAAAAGGTGTGCTGGTTACCCGCAAGGACGCCAATCGCGTCTTCTACCGGGTTGGCGATCAGCGCACACTGCAACTGGTCAGCATGATGCGTGAAGTTTTTTGTGGGACGGAGGCTTAA
- a CDS encoding murein hydrolase activator EnvC family protein codes for MTFGHTRPGQRSPRPTGKRLTAALIAAVFLGAAPVGAKPVAAEKKSAQIVASPDIAEKQADLGELRSRIEGLRKELSSSEESKADAGDRLRESDRQISRLQRELHELNDSRGQLEKKLKNLEQQSQELGVTLSQQQGQLEKLIYKQYLRGTPDSLQLLLNGDDPNQMARDLHYLSAIALTRAELMGEINATLDKKKSLAADAKERSAELAEVEAEQKKRHADLQKQREERQALYAQLASKVSAQRKEIGTLQQNEKRMTQLIDRLSKILAAQAARAAKAAEAARLAEARQAAARQKEKEREKEREKDKRPAHTEEREIARPTPAIEPTRPRTVEAENHYEPAPSNGSFARQRGSLRLPVRGAVSGRFGSARDGGGTWRGLFIKAGAGSEVKAIAGGRVVFSEWMRGFGNLLIVDHGDAYLSIYGNNDALLKQVGQAVKGGETVATVGNSGSNPESGLYFELRHQGQPIDPMKWASLK; via the coding sequence ATGACCTTTGGACACACCCGGCCCGGCCAGCGCAGCCCTCGGCCCACCGGCAAAAGGCTGACAGCGGCACTGATTGCCGCGGTTTTCCTGGGCGCAGCGCCGGTCGGTGCCAAGCCAGTTGCGGCCGAAAAAAAATCCGCCCAGATCGTCGCCTCGCCCGATATCGCCGAAAAACAGGCCGATCTGGGCGAATTGCGCAGTCGAATCGAAGGATTACGCAAGGAATTATCCAGCAGCGAAGAGAGCAAAGCTGACGCCGGCGACCGCCTGCGCGAATCCGACCGCCAGATTTCGCGGCTGCAACGCGAACTGCACGAATTGAACGATTCCCGCGGTCAACTGGAAAAAAAGCTCAAAAACCTCGAACAACAATCGCAGGAACTCGGCGTTACGCTAAGCCAACAACAAGGGCAGCTGGAAAAACTGATCTACAAACAATACCTGCGCGGCACCCCGGACTCGCTGCAACTGCTGCTCAACGGCGACGATCCCAACCAGATGGCGCGCGACCTGCATTACCTGTCGGCCATTGCGCTGACCCGCGCCGAGCTGATGGGCGAAATCAACGCCACGCTGGACAAGAAGAAATCGCTGGCCGCCGATGCCAAGGAGCGCAGCGCCGAACTGGCCGAGGTCGAGGCCGAGCAGAAAAAGCGCCATGCCGATTTGCAGAAGCAGCGCGAGGAGCGCCAGGCGCTGTACGCCCAGTTGGCCAGCAAGGTCAGCGCCCAGCGCAAGGAAATCGGCACCCTGCAACAAAATGAAAAGCGGATGACGCAGCTCATTGATCGGCTGTCAAAAATCCTTGCTGCCCAGGCGGCACGGGCGGCCAAGGCCGCCGAAGCCGCACGGCTGGCCGAAGCACGGCAGGCGGCGGCAAGACAAAAGGAAAAAGAGCGCGAGAAGGAACGGGAAAAGGACAAGCGCCCGGCGCATACAGAAGAGCGGGAAATCGCCCGCCCGACTCCCGCCATAGAGCCCACCCGCCCAAGAACCGTCGAAGCCGAAAACCACTACGAACCCGCCCCGAGCAACGGCAGTTTCGCCCGCCAGCGCGGCAGCCTGCGCCTGCCGGTACGCGGCGCGGTCTCCGGCCGTTTCGGTTCGGCCCGAGATGGCGGCGGCACCTGGCGCGGCCTGTTCATCAAGGCCGGTGCCGGCAGCGAGGTCAAAGCCATCGCCGGCGGCCGCGTTGTCTTCTCGGAATGGATGCGCGGCTTCGGCAATCTGCTCATCGTCGACCACGGCGACGCCTACCTGTCGATCTACGGCAACAACGATGCCTTGCTCAAACAAGTCGGCCAGGCCGTCAAGGGTGGAGAAACGGTAGCCACTGTGGGTAACAGCGGGAGCAATCCCGAATCGGGTTTATACTTTGAACTCCGCCACCAAGGGCAACCGATCGACCCGATGAAATGGGCCAGCTTGAAATGA
- a CDS encoding S41 family peptidase: protein MSKTKTISLTVGAFVAGALISLNFPAMADKEVKPGLPIDELRTFAEVYSAIKQGYVEPVEDKKMITNAISGMLSNLDPHSTYLDADAFKDLQVGTQGEFGGLGIEVGMEDGLVKVVSPIEDTPAYRAGVKAGDLIFKLDETPVKGLTLSDAVKKMRGKPKTPIKLSIIRKGETKPIELTLIREVIKVQSVKSKLVEPGYGWVRVTQFQENTVAELAKHVSALYKDGNKLNGLVLDLRNDPGGLLNGAIGVSAAFLPPDVKVVSTDGRTADAKQEFRARAQDYLRGSKEDPLKTMPVEAKKVPMVVLVNGGSASASEIVAGALQDHKRAIIVGTQSFGKGSVQSVLPLPGNTAIKLTTARYYTPEGRSIQAKGITPDIVVEESANGSSPGIRVREADLDRHLSNDRDKEAAKEAAKPEAKGAAKTPKNGKDKKEDAEEEMPQRLEYATKGDYQFQQALNLLKGLQIMQNKAQ from the coding sequence ATGAGCAAAACTAAAACTATTAGCTTGACCGTTGGCGCCTTTGTCGCCGGCGCACTGATCAGCCTGAACTTCCCGGCCATGGCCGACAAGGAAGTCAAACCCGGCCTGCCTATCGATGAGTTGCGCACTTTTGCCGAGGTGTACAGCGCCATCAAGCAGGGCTACGTTGAGCCGGTCGAAGACAAGAAGATGATCACCAATGCCATTTCCGGCATGCTGTCCAACCTCGACCCGCACTCGACCTACCTCGACGCCGATGCCTTCAAGGATCTGCAGGTCGGCACACAGGGCGAGTTCGGCGGACTGGGCATTGAAGTCGGCATGGAAGACGGCCTGGTCAAGGTCGTTTCGCCAATCGAAGACACCCCGGCCTATCGCGCTGGCGTCAAGGCCGGCGACCTGATCTTCAAACTTGATGAAACACCGGTCAAAGGCCTGACCTTGTCGGATGCCGTCAAGAAAATGCGCGGCAAGCCGAAGACGCCGATCAAACTGTCAATCATCCGCAAGGGCGAAACCAAGCCGATCGAGCTGACCCTGATCCGCGAAGTGATCAAGGTGCAGAGCGTCAAATCCAAGCTGGTCGAGCCCGGCTACGGCTGGGTGCGCGTCACCCAGTTCCAGGAAAATACCGTCGCCGAACTGGCCAAGCATGTTTCCGCCCTCTACAAGGATGGCAACAAGCTGAACGGTCTGGTGCTCGACCTGCGCAACGATCCGGGTGGCCTGCTCAATGGCGCCATCGGCGTTTCAGCGGCTTTCCTGCCACCCGACGTCAAGGTCGTGTCGACCGACGGTCGCACCGCCGACGCCAAGCAGGAATTCCGGGCTCGGGCACAGGATTACCTGCGCGGCAGCAAGGAAGATCCGCTCAAGACCATGCCTGTCGAAGCCAAGAAAGTGCCGATGGTCGTGCTGGTCAATGGTGGCTCTGCCTCGGCCTCGGAAATCGTCGCCGGCGCCCTGCAGGATCACAAGCGCGCCATCATCGTCGGCACCCAGAGTTTCGGCAAAGGCTCGGTGCAATCCGTTCTGCCGCTACCGGGCAACACCGCCATCAAGTTGACCACGGCCCGCTACTACACGCCGGAAGGCCGCTCGATTCAGGCCAAGGGCATCACGCCGGACATCGTTGTCGAAGAGAGCGCCAACGGCTCCAGCCCTGGAATTCGCGTGCGCGAAGCCGATCTCGACCGCCACCTGAGCAACGACCGCGACAAGGAAGCTGCCAAGGAAGCGGCAAAGCCGGAAGCCAAGGGCGCGGCCAAGACACCCAAAAACGGCAAGGACAAGAAGGAAGATGCCGAGGAAGAAATGCCGCAACGTCTGGAGTACGCCACCAAGGGCGACTACCAGTTCCAGCAGGCGCTGAATCTTCTCAAGGGTCTTCAGATCATGCAGAATAAGGCGCAATAG
- a CDS encoding HesA/MoeB/ThiF family protein, with translation MTDEQLLRYSRHILLDALGIEGQTRILDSHALIIGAGGLGSPAALYLASAGIGRITLVDDDTVDFTNLQRQILHTQARVGMAKAESGRQALSAINPDIEIIPLQQRLSGEALDALVASADLVLDCTDNFATRHAINRACVHHRKPLVSGAAIRFDGQISVYDLRRDDSPCYHCLFPEGEDVEEVRCAVMGVFAPLTGIIGTMQAAEALKLAADIGETLTGRLLLLDALTMEWRTVRFRKDDDCAVCGPKGNVRSGEYLRQAGADRESSSAACRLA, from the coding sequence ATGACCGACGAGCAGCTTCTCCGTTATAGCAGGCACATCCTGCTCGACGCGCTGGGCATCGAAGGCCAGACGCGCATTCTTGACTCTCACGCGCTGATCATCGGGGCTGGCGGTCTTGGCTCGCCGGCGGCGCTCTATCTGGCCTCGGCAGGGATTGGCAGGATCACGCTGGTCGATGACGACACGGTCGATTTCACTAATCTGCAACGCCAGATTCTGCATACCCAGGCACGTGTCGGCATGGCCAAGGCCGAATCCGGCCGGCAGGCGCTGAGCGCCATCAATCCTGACATTGAGATCATTCCGCTGCAGCAGCGTCTATCGGGCGAAGCGCTCGATGCGCTGGTTGCCAGCGCCGACCTCGTTCTCGACTGCACTGACAATTTCGCCACCCGGCACGCCATCAATCGCGCCTGCGTGCATCACCGCAAGCCGCTGGTGTCCGGTGCGGCCATTCGCTTCGATGGCCAGATCAGCGTTTACGACCTGCGCCGCGACGATTCGCCGTGCTACCACTGCCTGTTTCCTGAAGGCGAGGATGTCGAGGAAGTGCGCTGCGCCGTGATGGGCGTCTTCGCGCCGCTGACCGGCATCATCGGCACCATGCAGGCGGCCGAGGCCCTGAAGCTGGCAGCTGACATCGGTGAAACGCTGACCGGGCGGCTATTGCTGCTCGATGCGCTAACCATGGAATGGCGCACCGTCCGTTTCCGGAAAGACGACGATTGTGCCGTGTGCGGGCCTAAGGGAAACGTGCGATCAGGCGAATATCTTCGCCAAGCTGGCGCAGATCGCGAATCTTCAAGCGCCGCTTGCCGTCTAGCCTAG